In one window of Pseudodesulfovibrio sediminis DNA:
- a CDS encoding LysR substrate-binding domain-containing protein, whose translation MELRQLKYFIAVAEELHFGRAAERCHIAQPPLSQQIKRLEEELGVTLLERTSRRVSLTPEGREFLRRCKDLEDRLKEAVICVKDMAKGLEGQLSVGFIGPASLSRLPRAIRTFRERNPNIRLDFSAQATKEQLPLLRGDRLDIAFVRLFGHDTSGFNSMLFLREPYALAVPEGHHFADRDDLTLKDLDGEPLVFFQPMNQPALYRSLIGSFHKAGFMPNIVQEANTEQSIVALVATGLGCALVPSSSATACRGGVVFKAISGDLPQWEITALWKKKNETALLKKFLDVIAEYSWVE comes from the coding sequence ATGGAACTCAGACAACTCAAATATTTCATTGCCGTGGCAGAGGAACTGCATTTCGGGCGGGCGGCCGAACGCTGTCACATAGCCCAGCCGCCATTGTCGCAACAGATAAAGCGGCTTGAGGAAGAGCTTGGCGTCACGCTGCTTGAACGAACCAGTCGCAGAGTTTCGCTCACGCCTGAGGGCAGGGAGTTTCTTAGGCGGTGCAAGGATCTGGAAGATCGGCTGAAGGAAGCAGTCATCTGTGTCAAGGACATGGCCAAAGGGCTGGAAGGACAATTGAGTGTGGGGTTTATCGGGCCTGCTTCATTGTCGAGACTGCCTCGGGCCATCCGTACTTTCCGGGAGCGCAACCCGAATATTCGACTTGATTTTTCCGCGCAGGCAACCAAAGAGCAGTTGCCGTTGCTGCGGGGAGATCGGCTGGATATCGCGTTTGTGCGTCTGTTCGGGCACGATACGTCCGGGTTCAATTCAATGCTGTTTTTGAGGGAACCCTATGCGTTGGCCGTCCCTGAAGGGCATCACTTTGCTGACCGGGATGATCTCACCCTCAAGGATCTCGACGGGGAACCCCTTGTCTTCTTCCAGCCGATGAATCAGCCTGCATTGTATCGTTCGTTGATTGGGTCTTTTCACAAGGCCGGGTTCATGCCGAATATAGTCCAGGAAGCCAACACTGAACAATCCATTGTCGCCTTGGTCGCAACCGGTCTCGGTTGTGCCCTGGTGCCTTCATCCAGTGCCACTGCGTGTCGTGGGGGAGTGGTGTTCAAAGCCATTTCTGGTGACCTGCCGCAGTGGGAAATTACCGCATTGTGGAAAAAGAAGAATGAAACGGCTTTGCTCAAGAAATTTCTCGATGTGATCGCCGAATATAGCTGGGTTGAGTGA
- a CDS encoding M48 family metallopeptidase produces the protein MNIYLAVIIASLLLSWLLGILSDHLSAKAMKPTPPKEFQDVFDAAKYAQSQEYTRASMHFSTLTGTFNIVVIIAVILSGGFNWLDMLIRSLAFGPMATGLLYIGALGLISGVMSLPFEAYQTFVLENRFGFNTTTPGTFFLDRFKGMILTALIGGILVAGVLLFFRETGPFAWLWCWGLAVTVSLALTYVAPTWILPLFNTFSPLEEGELRTALERYADKNGFELSGIFVMDGSKRSTKGNAFFTGLGNRKRIALFDTLIKEQTTEEIVAVLAHEVGHAKLGHIRKRLITGFLKTGAVFYLMSLFLDSPGLFAAFGMEHISNYAGLTFFVLLYTPLSLALSVLSNMVSRKHEFEADAFAAHTTCDPMSMISALKKLSASNLSNLTPHPLTVCLEYSHPPVLARVRRLAAI, from the coding sequence GTGAACATCTACCTTGCAGTTATCATAGCGTCCCTCCTCCTGTCGTGGCTGCTGGGAATACTCTCCGACCATCTCAGCGCAAAGGCCATGAAGCCCACGCCGCCCAAAGAATTTCAGGATGTCTTTGACGCCGCAAAATATGCGCAATCACAAGAATATACTCGTGCCTCCATGCATTTCTCCACGCTGACCGGCACATTCAACATCGTTGTCATCATCGCTGTCATTCTGTCCGGAGGCTTCAACTGGCTGGACATGCTCATCCGCTCGCTTGCATTCGGCCCCATGGCAACAGGGCTGCTGTATATCGGCGCTCTCGGCCTCATCAGCGGCGTCATGAGCCTGCCCTTCGAGGCATACCAGACCTTTGTTCTGGAGAACCGGTTCGGCTTCAACACCACCACACCGGGCACCTTTTTTCTGGACCGTTTCAAGGGAATGATACTGACCGCTCTTATCGGCGGTATCCTGGTGGCCGGGGTCCTGCTCTTCTTCCGCGAAACCGGTCCCTTTGCCTGGCTCTGGTGTTGGGGATTGGCCGTGACCGTGTCACTGGCGTTGACCTATGTAGCGCCCACCTGGATTCTGCCCCTGTTCAACACATTCTCTCCCCTTGAGGAGGGCGAACTGCGGACCGCGCTGGAACGCTACGCCGACAAGAACGGCTTTGAGCTGTCAGGCATCTTTGTCATGGACGGTTCCAAACGATCCACAAAGGGCAACGCCTTTTTCACAGGACTGGGCAACCGCAAACGCATCGCCCTTTTCGACACGCTCATCAAGGAGCAGACCACAGAAGAAATCGTTGCCGTGCTCGCCCACGAAGTAGGACACGCCAAACTCGGCCATATACGAAAACGTCTGATCACAGGTTTCCTCAAGACCGGTGCCGTGTTCTACCTCATGTCCCTGTTTCTGGATTCGCCAGGACTTTTTGCAGCGTTCGGCATGGAACACATCTCCAACTATGCGGGGTTGACCTTCTTTGTCCTGCTTTACACCCCGCTCTCCCTGGCCTTGTCCGTGCTCTCCAACATGGTCTCCCGCAAGCATGAATTCGAAGCCGACGCCTTTGCCGCCCACACCACTTGCGACCCCATGTCCATGATTTCGGCGCTCAAGAAGCTGTCCGCCAGCAACCTCTCCAATCTGACCCCACACCCGCTCACTGTCTGTCTGGAATACAGCCACCCCCCGGTACTCGCTCGGGTCAGGCGTCTGGCCGCGATCTGA
- the panC gene encoding pantoate--beta-alanine ligase encodes MNIITDPIELQRTCLQWRAQGLTIGLVPTMGFLHAGHMSLMATLRPECDRLITTVFLNPTQFGENEDLSNYPHDFDGDCVKAKAQGTDLLFAPSPDAMYADDHATWIDVPDLGKNLCGASRTGHFRGVCTVVTKLFQLTQATKAVFGQKDWQQLAIIKRMIRDLNMPVEILSHPIVREDDGLALSSRNAYLTEEERAAAPAIRKGLLKLAAMIKDGERDAASAKAALKDEYASTLPMGSSDYIEIVDPDSIELVETIDKPVLAAVAIRVGKARLIDNILIEV; translated from the coding sequence ATGAATATTATTACCGACCCCATTGAGCTGCAACGCACCTGCCTGCAATGGCGCGCGCAGGGCCTGACCATAGGCCTGGTGCCCACCATGGGCTTTTTGCATGCGGGACATATGTCTCTCATGGCAACGCTCCGGCCCGAGTGCGACAGACTCATAACGACCGTATTCCTCAACCCGACCCAGTTCGGGGAAAACGAAGATTTGTCCAACTACCCGCATGACTTTGACGGCGATTGCGTCAAAGCGAAAGCCCAGGGAACGGACCTGCTCTTCGCGCCCAGTCCCGATGCCATGTATGCAGATGATCATGCTACCTGGATCGACGTGCCGGACCTCGGCAAAAACCTGTGTGGCGCGTCCAGAACAGGTCATTTTCGCGGTGTCTGTACTGTTGTGACCAAACTGTTCCAGTTGACCCAGGCCACCAAGGCCGTGTTCGGCCAGAAGGATTGGCAGCAGCTTGCCATCATCAAGCGCATGATCCGCGACTTGAACATGCCTGTGGAAATCCTCAGTCATCCCATTGTGCGGGAAGACGACGGCCTGGCTCTCAGCTCACGCAACGCCTACCTGACTGAAGAAGAACGTGCGGCCGCTCCAGCCATCCGAAAGGGCCTCCTGAAGCTGGCTGCCATGATCAAGGACGGCGAACGTGACGCAGCCAGCGCAAAGGCTGCACTGAAAGACGAATATGCATCCACCCTGCCCATGGGCAGCTCGGATTACATAGAGATCGTGGACCCCGACTCCATTGAGCTGGTGGAAACGATCGACAAGCCTGTGCTGGCCGCCGTGGCTATTCGCGTTGGCAAGGCACGGCTCATAGACAACATTTTGATCGAGGTTTAA
- the panD gene encoding aspartate 1-decarboxylase yields the protein MAQRCFLSAKIHGASITCANLEYRGSLSIDTALMKTVGILPYEQIDVYNIDNGERLTTYAIPGKPGEICLNGAAAHKGEVGQRIIVASYMWLDENEAKTRKPRVVVAGKNNTVDEILECDLIQDF from the coding sequence TTGGCTCAACGATGCTTTTTGAGCGCCAAAATCCACGGCGCTTCCATCACCTGTGCGAACCTGGAATACCGGGGAAGCCTGTCCATCGACACCGCGTTGATGAAAACCGTGGGGATTCTGCCCTACGAACAGATAGATGTTTACAATATAGATAACGGCGAACGCCTGACCACATACGCGATTCCCGGGAAACCGGGAGAGATATGCCTGAACGGGGCTGCAGCCCATAAGGGTGAAGTGGGACAGCGGATCATCGTGGCCTCATACATGTGGTTGGATGAAAATGAGGCCAAGACCCGCAAACCGCGTGTCGTGGTCGCCGGCAAAAACAACACCGTCGATGAAATCCTCGAATGTGATCTCATTCAGGATTTTTAG
- a CDS encoding PH domain-containing protein, with product MGFLNGLIGNASEVDIEEVANDLAPILGDSERVERAFKVVRDMYVFTSGRLLLINKQGMTGKKVDYLSIPYKSISTFAVETAGHFDLDAELKMWVSGRHEPIIKELKKGSDVVGIQKFLANKILR from the coding sequence ATGGGATTTTTGAATGGATTGATAGGAAATGCCTCTGAAGTTGATATTGAAGAGGTCGCCAATGATCTGGCCCCGATTCTCGGTGATTCCGAGAGAGTGGAACGGGCCTTTAAAGTTGTTCGGGATATGTATGTCTTCACTTCCGGGCGGCTGTTGCTCATTAACAAACAGGGGATGACAGGGAAAAAGGTGGATTATCTGTCAATACCCTATAAATCCATCAGCACCTTCGCTGTTGAAACCGCAGGCCATTTCGACCTCGATGCCGAACTCAAGATGTGGGTGTCGGGACGGCATGAACCCATCATAAAAGAGTTGAAAAAGGGCAGTGATGTCGTGGGTATTCAGAAGTTTTTGGCG
- the metK gene encoding methionine adenosyltransferase codes for MQIEGKYLFTSESVTEGHPDKVADQISDAILDTIIGQDPMARVACETLVTTGMAFIAGEISTSAYADFPEIVRATIKDIGYNSADNMGFDWETCAVISSIDKQSPDIAQGVDRQKPEEQGAGDQGMMFGFATNETPTLMPTPIYYAHQLSKRLTDVRKEGVLDYLRPDGKTQVCVEFDNGKPVRIDNVVVSSQHAEGVELGQLQEDLLREVVMKTLPEELLDDKLKSYINPTGRFVIGGPVGDCGLTGRKIINDTYGGAGAHGGGAFSGKDPSKVDRSGAYMARYVAKNVVAAGLAEQCEVQIAYAIGVAEPVSVVVCSRGTGKVSDEALTAAVKEVFDMRPYFILERLNLRRPIFQASTNYGHFGRELPEFAWEQTDAVDDLRTACKI; via the coding sequence ATGCAGATTGAAGGCAAATACCTGTTTACTTCCGAGTCCGTGACCGAAGGCCATCCCGACAAAGTCGCTGATCAGATATCCGACGCCATTCTGGACACCATAATAGGTCAGGACCCCATGGCTCGTGTTGCCTGCGAAACACTGGTCACCACCGGCATGGCATTCATTGCCGGTGAAATCTCCACCTCTGCCTACGCCGACTTCCCGGAGATCGTCCGCGCAACCATCAAGGACATCGGTTACAACTCAGCCGACAACATGGGCTTTGACTGGGAAACCTGCGCCGTCATCTCTTCCATTGACAAGCAGTCCCCGGATATCGCTCAGGGCGTTGATCGCCAGAAGCCCGAAGAACAGGGCGCAGGCGACCAGGGCATGATGTTCGGTTTCGCCACAAACGAAACCCCGACCCTGATGCCCACCCCCATCTACTATGCCCACCAGCTTTCCAAGCGTCTCACCGACGTGCGCAAAGAAGGCGTTCTCGATTACCTGCGCCCTGACGGAAAAACCCAGGTCTGCGTGGAATTCGACAACGGTAAACCCGTTCGCATCGACAACGTGGTTGTCTCCTCCCAGCACGCTGAGGGCGTCGAACTCGGCCAGCTTCAGGAAGACCTGCTGCGTGAAGTCGTCATGAAAACGCTGCCCGAAGAGTTGCTGGACGACAAACTCAAGTCCTACATCAACCCCACCGGCCGTTTCGTCATCGGTGGCCCGGTTGGCGACTGCGGTCTGACCGGTCGCAAGATCATCAACGACACATACGGTGGTGCCGGTGCCCACGGCGGTGGCGCATTCTCCGGCAAGGATCCGTCCAAGGTTGACCGCTCTGGAGCCTACATGGCTCGTTACGTTGCCAAAAACGTCGTTGCCGCCGGCCTGGCCGAACAGTGCGAAGTTCAGATCGCCTACGCCATCGGTGTTGCAGAACCCGTTTCCGTGGTCGTCTGCTCTCGCGGCACCGGCAAGGTCTCCGATGAAGCGCTGACCGCTGCCGTCAAGGAAGTCTTTGACATGCGTCCCTACTTCATCCTTGAGCGTCTGAACCTGCGCCGTCCCATCTTCCAGGCTTCCACCAACTACGGCCACTTCGGTCGTGAGCTGCCGGAATTCGCCTGGGAACAGACCGATGCCGTTGACGATCTGCGCACAGCCTGCAAGATCTAG
- a CDS encoding tetratricopeptide repeat-containing diguanylate cyclase: MRTKKDIFADEAISFTPQELIDFEHTIKDSIAEFLPFTSYSLFFPRQKTEEIPEPEFRKEDNELILPLVFQGQMLCYFIAKGVRLKAPSTAPKYIMALASSVLEKLALYKKAVTDPLTGLYSRNFFFSELEQAIDQVQSCIAAGSCRTSVEGRDADMTFSGTFGVLFLDLDTFQPINERYGYLTGDDILAEVGRLLNMVCPKYTTVSRFANDKFAFLVPDAKPHACFQLSEVIRSGLSKLSFTDEISNDTITVTGSLGYVCYPQGLEGAQFRRTPSEQARMLVRKARKGVGVAKDQGRNRVFGYADILSKGGRVLEILPMNRMIVSLGETAGAKVGQRFLVRTPKSGQIASKTITENERITGRYPAMYKGEVVLVEVQDDIAFAEVLHLGDASWTVDAGDRLKLIDGDESLFTDLEEATDESMPSTDTLTKLLRYSEFVSWFSKARLEPKTFGLSLIRILDQPGEDLDGYQDSMDQMALQVAKLARGVFGEASTGGRHGLNGMIFFTEDIDRETLNERTLEIEKFTKDTLGIRVAIGSSCYPFLNFDRADMLENCRKASEHALLLPEPCVAVFDSISLNLSADRRFMDGDIYGAIEEFKLALLDDENNLLARNSLGICYGQLGRFEESRHEFEAVVKVEKNDVLALYNLGWANHRLGDLKSAAASYRKCLKAEPGHVYSLMRLGSIEEHAKHLKKATNYYKKAAEQPGGERMVLRPLARVAYKQGDIEGTREYLHLALNADHNDHQAMHMLAKLYLDQGEDPQIAEVLARQSSALAPAKDAYWDLLVEALEAQGKAEEAAKVAARAAG; this comes from the coding sequence ATGAGGACAAAAAAAGACATCTTTGCGGACGAGGCCATTTCTTTCACGCCCCAGGAGCTGATTGATTTCGAGCATACCATCAAGGATTCCATAGCCGAATTCCTCCCATTTACCTCCTATAGTTTGTTTTTTCCCAGACAGAAGACCGAGGAGATTCCGGAGCCCGAGTTCAGAAAAGAAGATAATGAACTGATTCTTCCTCTGGTCTTTCAAGGGCAGATGCTCTGTTATTTCATCGCCAAAGGTGTTCGGCTCAAGGCGCCCAGTACGGCCCCCAAATACATCATGGCCCTGGCAAGCTCAGTGCTGGAGAAGCTCGCTCTCTACAAAAAGGCAGTCACCGACCCGCTCACCGGACTCTACTCGCGCAATTTCTTTTTCTCGGAACTGGAGCAGGCCATTGATCAGGTGCAGAGCTGTATCGCCGCAGGAAGCTGCCGGACCTCGGTGGAAGGGCGTGATGCGGACATGACCTTTTCCGGGACCTTTGGTGTGCTTTTTCTCGACCTCGATACATTTCAGCCCATTAATGAACGCTATGGGTATCTGACCGGCGACGACATCCTCGCGGAAGTGGGGCGGTTGCTCAATATGGTCTGTCCGAAATATACGACCGTTTCGCGGTTTGCCAACGACAAGTTCGCCTTTCTGGTGCCGGACGCCAAGCCGCATGCCTGTTTCCAACTTTCGGAAGTCATCCGTTCGGGCCTCAGCAAACTTTCATTTACTGACGAAATCTCCAATGACACCATTACCGTCACCGGCTCTCTCGGATACGTTTGTTATCCGCAAGGGCTTGAGGGCGCCCAGTTCAGGCGGACCCCGTCCGAACAGGCCCGGATGCTTGTACGCAAGGCGCGCAAAGGTGTCGGGGTGGCCAAGGATCAGGGCCGCAACAGGGTGTTCGGCTATGCGGATATCCTCAGCAAGGGCGGACGCGTGTTGGAAATTTTGCCCATGAACAGAATGATCGTCTCCCTAGGTGAGACCGCCGGTGCAAAGGTCGGCCAGCGTTTTCTGGTGCGTACGCCCAAGTCGGGACAGATTGCCTCCAAAACCATCACCGAAAATGAGCGCATTACCGGGCGCTATCCAGCCATGTATAAAGGCGAGGTCGTACTTGTGGAAGTGCAGGACGATATCGCCTTTGCAGAGGTCCTGCATCTGGGAGACGCTAGCTGGACCGTGGACGCGGGTGATCGACTCAAACTTATTGACGGGGATGAAAGCCTGTTTACCGACCTTGAAGAAGCAACGGACGAATCCATGCCCAGCACTGATACGTTGACCAAACTTTTACGATACAGCGAGTTTGTTTCCTGGTTTTCCAAAGCGCGTCTTGAGCCGAAAACCTTCGGCCTGTCACTCATCCGTATTCTGGATCAGCCGGGTGAAGACCTCGACGGGTATCAGGACAGCATGGATCAGATGGCGCTTCAGGTGGCCAAGTTGGCGCGGGGCGTCTTTGGCGAAGCATCGACCGGTGGTCGACACGGGCTCAACGGCATGATCTTTTTCACCGAAGACATTGATCGGGAAACGCTCAATGAGCGGACGCTGGAGATCGAAAAATTCACCAAAGACACGCTCGGGATCAGGGTCGCTATAGGTTCCTCTTGTTATCCGTTCCTCAATTTCGATCGTGCCGACATGCTCGAAAATTGTCGCAAGGCATCAGAACACGCCTTGCTTCTGCCTGAACCGTGTGTGGCCGTGTTCGATTCGATATCCCTCAACCTGTCGGCAGATCGTCGTTTCATGGATGGCGATATCTATGGAGCCATCGAGGAATTCAAGCTGGCCCTGCTCGACGATGAGAACAACCTGCTGGCCCGTAACTCACTTGGCATTTGCTACGGGCAACTCGGCCGGTTCGAAGAGTCCCGGCATGAATTCGAGGCCGTGGTCAAAGTGGAAAAGAACGACGTGCTCGCCCTGTACAACCTCGGATGGGCCAATCATCGTCTGGGCGACCTCAAGAGTGCCGCAGCATCCTACCGCAAGTGCCTCAAGGCAGAACCCGGGCATGTCTATTCCCTCATGCGTTTGGGGTCCATCGAAGAGCATGCCAAGCACCTTAAGAAGGCAACCAATTACTATAAGAAAGCTGCCGAGCAGCCGGGCGGTGAGCGCATGGTGCTCAGGCCGTTGGCGCGGGTGGCCTACAAGCAGGGTGATATCGAGGGAACTCGTGAATATTTGCATCTTGCACTCAATGCCGATCATAACGACCATCAGGCCATGCATATGCTGGCCAAGCTCTACCTCGATCAGGGCGAGGACCCGCAGATTGCCGAAGTGCTCGCCCGACAATCATCCGCGCTCGCGCCTGCCAAGGATGCCTACTGGGATCTGTTGGTGGAAGCTCTGGAAGCACAAGGCAAGGCTGAAGAGGCCGCCAAGGTCGCGGCCCGAGCAGCCGGTTAG